The following coding sequences lie in one Calypte anna isolate BGI_N300 chromosome 7, bCalAnn1_v1.p, whole genome shotgun sequence genomic window:
- the EEF1B2 gene encoding elongation factor 1-beta, which yields MGFGDLKSPAGLRVLNDFLADRSYIEGYVPSQADIAVFEAVGAPPPADLFHALRWYNHIKSYEKQKASLPGVKKALGKYGPADVEDTTGAAADSKDDDDIDLFGSDDEEESEEAKKLREERLAQYESKKSKKPAVVAKSSILLDVKPWDDETDMAKLEECVRSIQADGLVWGSSKLVPVGYGIKKLQIQCVVEDDKVGTDMLEERITAFEDYVQSMDVAAFNKI from the exons ATGGGCTTCGGGGACCTTAAGTCCCCCGCTGGCCTCCGGGTCCTCAATGACTTTCTGGCTGACAGGAGCTATATCGAAGG GTACGTCCCTTCTCAGGCTGATATAGCAGTCTTTGAAGCAGTCGGTGCCCCACCTCCTGCAGACTTATTTCATGCTCTTCGTTGGTACAATCATATTAAGTCGTATGAAAAGCAAAAGGCCAG cttgCCAGGAGTAAAGAAGGCTTTGGGGAAGTATGGTCCTGCTGATGTGGAGGACACTACAGGTGcagctgcagacagcaaagATGATGATGACATTGATCTTTTTGGATCCGATGATGAGGAG GAAAGTGAAGAAGCAAAGAAACTGAGGGAAGAACGTCTGGCCCAGTATGAGTCCAAGAAGTCCAAAA AACCAGCTGTTGTTGCAAAGTCATCAATCTTGCTTGATGTGAAACCTTGGGATGATGAGACAGACATGGCCAAACTCGAGGAGTGTGTTCGAAGCATCCAAGCAGATGGCTTGGTCTGGGGATCAT ccaagcTAGTACCAGTTGGCTATGGTATCAAAAAGCTTCAGATCCAGTGTGTTGTTGAAGATGACAAAGTTGGAACAGATATGCTGGAAGAGAGAATTACAGCTTTTGAAGATTATGTACAATCAATGGATGTAGCTGCTTTCAATAAGATTTAA